The genomic segment GAGTAATTTACACTTGTTTCTCACATGCAATTAATCCTTTCTGGTTTTATATTTAGTTTCTTTGAACTTAGTTAGTACaatatttctgtattatttTTGATCCATGGCTGCTGACTCAATTGTCATAACATTCCAGTTCCAACAAAGTATTATACcaaatatgtaaatgtttcAAGGATTACTCTTTAAAAAGAGATTGATTTGGCATTAATTCTGGAATTAAGAAAGGAGAActtcataattttcttaattatctattttttcaaaaataataatctttatGTACAGATGTAAGTGATGTTCGTATTTAGAATAATGAGGCCTTAATCATTCATTATTTGGCTTTTGTATGTTAGTTGAATAAGTCATTTACAATTCTTCTAGCATAAAGTGTGTTTAATTTAATGCTttgctttatatttttagtttatttattaaatccattaaattattatagtataagtATCAtgtcaaattattttaaataaggaAGTAATACcaataataaagtatattattttttaacttataatatttatatctaatgtggttaaaaatatctatttttaatgcaattgTAGTTTATTagtgttataaatttattagacattataaatattaaataaaagaaatgttaaaTGGTGCTTTATCTagtcttttctttataaatttggatttatagaaacatactctttttgttatattttgctTCTAAACAAATTTATGCTGAAATTATTTGCTTAATTTGcttttgtttaatttgttttaccCAATATACGATTTTGGCAAGTATTtgtaacatatataatatcatattctattattactattatatatataacgatgacatcaaacaatttttcaaatagtttcttttatttgaattataagatatgagtCTGCTggcatattttatgttatttatttataaaattatatggaaCTGGATATAAGACTTGTATATAGTAgtaatagtttatataattaataatatttatctttattatcttttaccACTGTATCTTATCAGTACTTATCAATTTGATAAGTAACTATTTGCTTTtagttcaatttttatttagtaataagccttattagttttatttctatacaagtatgataataattaacagctaaaattaattaaaaagtaaatatagaacaataataatagaacTTATTACATCTAttcataatgtatattttttatcatttgagaatataatactttataaatttaaatgttttatcatattttattcactttataataaaatacaaaataatatacttGTCAAAGAGAAgaagtacatatgtattttaaagcgtgataataatttataaataaattaaaaatgttaaaaattatattatacatacacatatatctTTGAACTAGAATAAGGCCATAaaggattaattaataaatatgttataaattatattatgaaataacaaaaaattattaaaaatttaatataactaCGCATGTTATtatatgttaattttataaattattcatctTGTATTAAAGATAATATCAAAAGTCACTTATATTAAagcattaatttattttgtcaTAGATTATCCTTATTCGTGGTATGAAGATATAACAAGTTCCTCACGGTTTTATGCACTTGCAGCTGTATATGGTGGAGTAATAATTGGACTCATTGTTGCAGAAATAAAGCCTTATGCTAAATTGAACACAGAAGATCGTGGTATTTTGTGTTCAAGCTTAGGAAATGATTGCTTAGTGGGTTACATTCTTAGCTTAGGTGTCCGTCGTGCATATAGAAGAAATGGGATTGCATCATTATTATTGGAACAATTATTAGCACATGTCACTGCTCCAGAACGTTCTTCCGTAAAAGCAGTCTTCCTGCATGTATTATCCAGCAATGCACCAGCTATATTGTTTTATCAAAGATGTCACTTTCGATTACATAGTTTTTTAccatattattatgtaattcACGGCAAATGTAAAGATGGTTTTACGTATGTCCTCTATGTCAATGGGGGCCATGCACCACGGGGTATTCGTGACTGGTTACGTCATATAGCCAGTGCAATGGCTAGTCTTGGACCTTGCAGAATACCACGTTGGATTTGGCAACGGCTTCTTTGGGTTACAACTATTCTTTCATATCATAGATGATACTTTTTGACAAATACCAATGTTAAACCAAATACTCTTGTGTTTCTcttatgtttaaaaaaatgcaTATAGCACAGAGTCTGCTAATTTGAATGTTATGCCTACTTAAGCAATGAAATTATTAGATACATAATTGTTTTCATAACTTTAGgagtaaaattattatgagaaataatttattactaaaatGACAATACTTAACTTaacaaatatcaatttttatttagtcaagagaatattcaaagaattttattatatttactctGACAgaagttataaaattttataattctttcaCCATGGATTATATCATTAAATGATTTGATAATTTAAGGTTTAAGATAAATgacataaatattaagaataaagCGTTTAACTGCCAGAGCATTTGAtcggttcaaaatatttatattcaaacaTCTTTTTGAATACAATTTTTGCATGTTAAAGGGATTTGTATTTCGTTGAATATaacattcataaaatattgaaaaatagaaCTCGTTGCAGAGTAAAATAAAGCATTGGTGACGggataaaactgagaaattttGGAAACATTTATGACTATTATAGCTTTTTcctataatttgttataattgactcaatattttcatatgcGTTATTATATTGTTGATTGATATGTAATTTGCTATTCCCAactttacaaataattttattatcagttatttcacaaattttcaaatattccaattttaaatctaaatttaatcTTAACTAGATTTTGGAACAGTTCTTTCCAACATATTAGTCATTTTCTTTGGAATActtccaaatattttatttcatctcaAATACTTATtcttaatttcgttaaaaatgagATTTGTTcctgatttatttattttcatattttgatGACATTGACAAGTAAACCATTTTTTTATCATCTTAttcttcatttattatatcattcGTTTAAggttttttctaaatatttattttatttatgatgtTACTCTActattcatttaattttagaatttgataaaaaaatattctttttgttgTTAAAGttcaaattctttttatttatcattcatCAAAATTTTCTACTGCTAAgttattctttgtttcttatcttttatatatcttgTTTATTTCGTCTGTATTACTAAAAAATAGCTTTTCTTAATTGAATAAGAAGTACAGACTTCTGGGGCCATGTCGCCCGTCACCAGTTTTAGCACCACAAGAGGGCTATTTCTCAAGCTTCTCAAACTCATTATCACTAATTCTAACTGAGTGCAATACTGATTATCATGATAGTTTGATAGTGTTGAGAGTGACTGCTGAGCATGTCATGCTTACTCagcttttttattatatatgaaaGAAGACCATCATTTTCAATGCTTCAATGAAGCATTCATTTTCCATGTAGATATCATTCTTTAATATAAACATACAGTTATAAGAAGTCCTCTTTACAATTATAGGATAACTTTCAGTTCcctttagaaattatttatcaattactcagatatattaaaattgattagtttttaatgttttacagTTAAGGATTAATTTGTTGAAAAGGAAAGTAAAAGTTctcataataaatatattaattcaaataagATTCAATTACTATTCTTATTGAAGTAATtcagtatttaatattttctcttgtAAAAATTCACATAAATCATTACAGCCGGAAATATTCGTATAGGTAACTCAATATCAGGATAATGAGggaaataaattgtattaattctattgattacattttattaag from the Bombus fervidus isolate BK054 chromosome 12, iyBomFerv1, whole genome shotgun sequence genome contains:
- the Naa60 gene encoding N-alpha-acetyltransferase 60, with translation MAVSFNRYLILPEIEKSDFKISQENKHKYTDENTTRNLSNDQKTSVIPATVPLCVLGDVQLRFLCPDDLEEVRALCQDWFPIDYPYSWYEDITSSSRFYALAAVYGGVIIGLIVAEIKPYAKLNTEDRGILCSSLGNDCLVGYILSLGVRRAYRRNGIASLLLEQLLAHVTAPERSSVKAVFLHVLSSNAPAILFYQRCHFRLHSFLPYYYVIHGKCKDGFTYVLYVNGGHAPRGIRDWLRHIASAMASLGPCRIPRWIWQRLLWVTTILSYHR